The Vibrio mangrovi genome includes a region encoding these proteins:
- a CDS encoding alternative ribosome-rescue factor A, with translation MKKEKRQSVSGDVEIQRGTVTDNALKALVTSPVFKMRVEKPKKGKGSFQRKAKHQGQESYPKAA, from the coding sequence ATGAAGAAAGAAAAACGCCAATCCGTCTCTGGTGACGTTGAGATTCAACGTGGCACAGTGACTGATAACGCCCTCAAAGCGCTTGTGACCAGTCCAGTGTTTAAGATGAGAGTCGAAAAACCGAAAAAAGGCAAAGGTAGCTTTCAGCGTAAAGCAAAACATCAGGGGCAGGAGTCCTATCCAAAAGCTGCATAA
- the aldA gene encoding aldehyde dehydrogenase, which yields MEVSIVNYDNYINGQFTPCVERISVYNPATEELISTIPSSGEADIQSALDAATQAKQVWATKPAIERAKYLRAIAGKIRENVEHLAKTISREQGKTLALAEVEVNFTADYIDYMAEWARRIEGEIITSDRQDENIFLFRKPIGVVAGILPWNFPFFLIARKMAPALVTGNTIVIKPSEETPNNCFEFARLVAETDLPPGVFNVVSGNGSVGAALSKSEKVDMISFTGSVKTGENIMAAAAPHITKLNLELGGKAPAIVLNDADLDLAVKAIRDSRVINSGQVCNCAERVYVQREIADEFIARITQAMKDTRIGNPLVDSDIEMGPLINRQGLEKVRDSVHKALDQGAKLECGGTVADMPVGHYYLPTVLSNCDMSMDIMRQETFGPVLPIQIVDSLDEAIGYANDCEYGLTSSIYTKDLSKAIRAVKMLEFGETYINRENFEAMQGFHAGVRKSGIGGADGKHGLYEYLSTQVVYMQY from the coding sequence TGTGTCGAAAGGATCAGTGTTTATAATCCAGCGACGGAAGAACTTATATCGACGATTCCTTCATCAGGTGAGGCTGATATTCAGTCTGCACTGGATGCCGCAACTCAGGCCAAGCAGGTCTGGGCAACAAAACCTGCTATCGAACGGGCTAAATATCTGAGAGCGATTGCCGGAAAAATTCGTGAGAATGTGGAGCATCTGGCAAAAACGATTAGCCGCGAGCAGGGGAAAACGCTGGCTCTTGCTGAAGTCGAAGTCAACTTTACTGCGGATTATATCGACTATATGGCTGAATGGGCACGACGGATCGAAGGTGAGATCATTACCAGTGACAGACAGGATGAGAACATCTTTCTTTTTCGTAAACCGATTGGTGTTGTGGCCGGAATTCTGCCCTGGAACTTTCCGTTTTTCCTCATTGCGCGGAAGATGGCACCAGCGCTGGTGACAGGCAATACTATTGTGATCAAACCGAGTGAGGAAACGCCGAATAACTGTTTTGAGTTTGCCAGACTGGTCGCTGAGACTGATTTGCCTCCCGGAGTATTTAATGTTGTTTCTGGAAATGGAAGTGTGGGCGCAGCACTGAGTAAAAGTGAGAAAGTCGATATGATCAGCTTTACCGGGAGTGTTAAAACCGGTGAAAACATTATGGCTGCTGCTGCACCACACATCACAAAACTGAATCTGGAGCTGGGCGGTAAAGCACCGGCGATTGTACTTAATGATGCAGATCTGGATCTGGCGGTTAAAGCGATTCGTGACTCCAGAGTGATTAATTCAGGGCAGGTGTGTAACTGTGCAGAGCGTGTCTATGTTCAGCGTGAGATTGCGGATGAGTTTATTGCCCGGATTACGCAGGCTATGAAAGATACCAGAATCGGTAATCCGCTTGTTGACTCTGACATTGAAATGGGGCCACTGATTAACCGTCAGGGGCTGGAGAAAGTACGGGACAGCGTTCACAAAGCGTTGGATCAGGGAGCAAAACTTGAGTGTGGCGGTACGGTCGCCGATATGCCCGTCGGACATTACTATTTGCCAACGGTGCTGAGTAACTGTGATATGTCGATGGACATTATGCGGCAGGAAACATTTGGGCCGGTTTTACCGATCCAGATCGTTGATTCGCTTGATGAAGCCATTGGTTATGCCAATGACTGCGAATACGGATTGACTTCATCGATTTATACCAAAGATCTGTCGAAAGCGATCCGGGCGGTTAAGATGCTTGAATTTGGTGAGACTTATATTAACCGGGAAAACTTTGAAGCAATGCAGGGTTTCCATGCCGGGGTGCGTAAATCAGGTATTGGTGGCGCTGATGGTAAACATGGGCTTTATGAATATCTGAGTACTCAGGTTGTTTACATGCAATATTAG
- the pepT gene encoding peptidase T, whose amino-acid sequence MESLIDRFLHYVSIDTQSNPYRNRCPSTPGQKKLAQALYEELTEIGLSDVTFDPHGYVMAKLPANVDGDIPPIGFIAHMDTSPDAPGKKIVPQIVENYQGGDIALGRGDEVLSPIQYQELHQLHGYNLITTDGNTLLGADDKAGIAEIVTAMKVLIEHPDIPHGEICVAFTPDEEIGRGADLFDVEKFGAQWAYTVDGGPVGELEYENFNAATAQIICYGVSVHTGTAKDKLVNAMNIAARFQMMIPEDETPENTEGYEGFYHLSSANMGISRSELIYLLRDFDQQGLARRKAVIQDMADTLNHQLHKGRIEVVITDGYSNMRHVIESNPHVVEIAKAAMIDVGIEPKIKPIRGGTDGAQLSFKGLPCPNLFTGGYNFHGIHEFVTIEGMEQAVKVIVRIAEKTALAYR is encoded by the coding sequence ATGGAAAGTCTGATAGATCGCTTTCTGCATTATGTATCGATTGATACACAATCCAATCCATACCGGAATCGTTGTCCCAGTACGCCGGGGCAGAAGAAACTGGCACAGGCATTATATGAGGAGCTGACAGAAATTGGGCTCAGTGATGTCACATTCGATCCTCATGGCTATGTCATGGCGAAGCTGCCGGCAAACGTTGATGGTGATATACCACCTATCGGATTCATTGCCCATATGGATACTTCTCCTGATGCTCCGGGCAAGAAAATTGTTCCTCAGATTGTTGAAAATTATCAGGGTGGTGATATTGCGCTGGGCCGGGGTGATGAAGTGTTGTCTCCGATTCAGTATCAGGAACTACATCAGCTGCACGGATATAATTTAATTACGACTGATGGAAATACGTTACTGGGAGCTGATGATAAAGCCGGTATTGCGGAAATTGTGACTGCTATGAAGGTGCTGATTGAGCATCCGGATATTCCCCATGGTGAAATCTGTGTTGCTTTTACTCCCGATGAAGAAATCGGTCGTGGCGCAGATCTGTTTGATGTTGAAAAATTCGGAGCTCAGTGGGCATACACGGTTGACGGTGGCCCTGTTGGCGAACTGGAGTATGAGAATTTCAATGCCGCGACGGCCCAGATTATCTGTTATGGCGTATCTGTTCATACCGGAACGGCAAAAGATAAACTGGTCAATGCAATGAATATTGCCGCTCGGTTTCAGATGATGATTCCGGAGGATGAAACACCGGAAAATACCGAAGGTTATGAAGGTTTTTACCATCTATCATCTGCGAATATGGGGATTTCCCGGAGTGAATTGATTTATCTGTTGCGTGATTTTGATCAGCAGGGATTGGCGCGTAGAAAAGCGGTTATTCAGGATATGGCTGATACGCTAAACCATCAGTTGCATAAGGGGCGGATTGAAGTTGTCATTACGGATGGCTACTCGAATATGAGGCATGTGATCGAATCAAATCCGCATGTTGTTGAGATTGCCAAAGCTGCGATGATCGATGTGGGGATTGAACCAAAGATCAAACCGATCCGGGGAGGAACGGACGGTGCGCAACTATCTTTCAAGGGATTACCTTGCCCTAATTTATTTACCGGTGGTTATAATTTTCATGGAATTCATGAGTTTGTGACGATTGAGGGCATGGAGCAGGCAGTGAAAGTTATAGTGCGAATTGCTGAAAAGACAGCACTGGCTTATCGTTGA
- the norR gene encoding nitric oxide reductase transcriptional regulator NorR: MQNFPITTLSTLAEMTIDLASGLNDENRFNRLLETIRKIIPCDCVALMSRQGNTLIPLAMQGLTKDTLGRRFIIDDHPRFQEICSSRQAVRFDTDCTLPDPFDGLLLHHDGDVPIHSCMGLPLIFDEKLLGVLTLDSLKTGVFTHIPTRHLEVLSAIAASTLKMALTFSQLEMQARQSQQRLEELNEDGWERDRGDLIGASSVMQSMNADIEVVASSNFNILIFGETGVGKELVARRIHHLSARKRQPLIYVNCAAIPENLIESELFGHVKGAFTGADRNRLGKFALAHEGTLFLDEIGELPLAAQSKLLRALQNNEIQPVGQDSIQNIDVRVLAATNRDLKQEVEAGRFRADLYHRLSVYPIHVPPLREREGDVSLLAGYFLEQARRKLGMTHLKLAQDVLDYLVQYNWPGNVREMEHVINRAALKAKASQRQQALITIRLTDIGILESVLPDNSSDMPDNTNITTTPSHISVNDGLRQATDDFQRQLVKEALVQSDYNWAQAGRLLQVDRANLTRLAKRLGIQVRKIHKLEM, encoded by the coding sequence ATGCAAAATTTTCCGATCACGACCCTGTCCACACTGGCAGAAATGACTATCGATCTTGCCAGCGGCCTGAATGATGAGAATCGATTTAACCGTTTACTGGAAACGATCCGCAAAATTATTCCCTGTGACTGTGTCGCACTGATGTCCCGTCAGGGGAATACATTGATCCCTCTGGCAATGCAGGGACTTACCAAAGATACCCTTGGCCGGCGATTTATCATTGATGACCATCCCCGGTTTCAGGAAATTTGCAGCTCCCGTCAGGCTGTGCGGTTTGACACTGACTGCACACTTCCCGATCCATTTGACGGCTTACTGCTTCACCATGACGGTGATGTTCCTATCCATTCCTGCATGGGACTTCCTCTGATTTTTGATGAAAAACTACTGGGTGTTCTCACTCTGGACAGCCTGAAAACCGGTGTCTTTACCCATATACCAACACGTCATCTGGAAGTGCTTTCAGCAATCGCTGCTTCAACCCTGAAAATGGCACTGACATTTTCTCAGTTAGAAATGCAGGCCCGCCAGTCACAGCAACGTCTGGAAGAGTTGAATGAAGATGGCTGGGAAAGAGACCGGGGAGATTTGATTGGTGCAAGCAGTGTGATGCAATCGATGAATGCTGACATTGAGGTTGTGGCTTCATCTAACTTTAATATTCTGATTTTCGGGGAAACCGGGGTCGGCAAAGAGCTGGTTGCCAGACGAATACATCATTTGTCAGCCAGAAAACGTCAGCCTCTCATATATGTGAACTGTGCTGCTATTCCTGAAAACCTGATAGAGAGTGAGCTGTTCGGACACGTGAAAGGAGCTTTCACCGGGGCAGACAGAAACCGGCTTGGTAAATTTGCACTGGCACACGAAGGGACACTCTTTCTTGATGAAATCGGAGAACTTCCGCTTGCAGCCCAGAGCAAGCTGCTCAGGGCATTACAGAATAATGAAATTCAACCGGTCGGACAGGACAGCATCCAGAATATTGACGTACGTGTTCTTGCCGCAACAAACCGCGATTTAAAACAAGAAGTTGAAGCAGGTCGCTTCCGGGCTGATTTATATCACCGTCTGAGTGTTTACCCAATTCATGTTCCGCCTCTCCGGGAACGTGAAGGTGATGTCAGTCTGCTAGCCGGTTACTTTCTCGAACAAGCCAGAAGAAAACTGGGCATGACTCATCTGAAACTGGCACAGGATGTACTGGACTATCTGGTGCAATACAACTGGCCTGGGAATGTCCGGGAAATGGAACACGTGATCAACAGAGCCGCTCTGAAGGCCAAAGCCAGTCAGCGCCAACAAGCACTGATTACCATCAGACTGACTGATATCGGCATTTTAGAAAGCGTGTTACCGGACAACTCTTCAGATATGCCGGATAATACGAATATAACGACAACACCTTCCCATATCTCCGTCAATGACGGGCTCAGGCAGGCAACGGATGATTTTCAGCGCCAACTGGTGAAAGAAGCATTGGTTCAGTCAGACTATAACTGGGCTCAGGCCGGAAGGTTGCTTCAGGTTGACCGGGCCAATCTGACCCGGTTAGCCAAAAGACTGGGTATACAGGTGAGAAAAATTCACAAACTGGAAATGTAG
- a CDS encoding cold-shock protein produces MSNTVTGTVKWFNETKGFGFIQQENGPDVFAHFSAIQGDGFRTLAEGQTVEFVISQGQKGPQAENIKVL; encoded by the coding sequence ATGTCTAACACAGTGACTGGCACTGTAAAGTGGTTCAACGAAACTAAAGGTTTTGGTTTCATCCAACAAGAAAATGGTCCCGACGTTTTTGCTCACTTCAGCGCGATTCAAGGCGACGGTTTCCGTACCCTAGCTGAAGGTCAAACTGTTGAGTTTGTGATCTCTCAAGGACAGAAAGGCCCTCAAGCTGAAAACATCAAAGTCCTATAA
- a CDS encoding mechanosensitive ion channel family protein, translated as MEYVNNVLDYLLSHKLLFSVIIIIFTLLVRRSTLALIRGDGAFITEKQRKWMSQTKNGTFAMLLIIGFFLWKEEINEFALSVTAIAVAIVVASKEIILCFTGSIQRASSRSFRIGDWIEVGSLCGEVIEHNMMATVIQEIDLAGGRYHYTGKTATLPNSMFFTYPVKNLNFMKRYVFHNFEIIVPEFVNLYTLLPSFRKRMEVHFEHFIEVARRYNLMIEKHAGVDLPGADPVVYIGSMPTGEQKVHVMIFCPTERAHELEQLIRADFMAEYERLFINRPSENQQPEGALNPAS; from the coding sequence ATGGAATATGTCAACAACGTGCTGGATTATCTGTTGTCCCACAAACTACTGTTTAGTGTCATTATTATTATCTTCACTTTGCTTGTTCGTCGGAGCACTCTGGCTCTGATTCGTGGGGATGGTGCATTTATTACCGAGAAGCAGCGTAAGTGGATGTCACAGACCAAAAACGGCACGTTTGCCATGCTGCTGATTATTGGTTTCTTTTTGTGGAAAGAGGAAATCAATGAGTTTGCGTTGTCTGTAACCGCAATTGCTGTTGCGATTGTTGTAGCATCTAAAGAAATCATTTTGTGTTTTACCGGTTCGATCCAACGAGCCAGTTCCCGCTCTTTCCGTATCGGAGACTGGATTGAGGTTGGTTCCCTATGTGGTGAAGTGATTGAGCACAATATGATGGCAACGGTTATTCAGGAAATTGATTTAGCCGGAGGGCGATATCACTACACGGGGAAAACCGCCACCTTACCCAATAGCATGTTTTTTACATATCCCGTCAAAAACCTGAATTTTATGAAGCGTTATGTGTTTCATAATTTTGAGATTATCGTGCCGGAATTTGTTAATTTGTATACCTTGCTTCCTTCGTTCCGGAAGAGAATGGAAGTTCACTTTGAGCATTTCATTGAAGTTGCGCGTCGCTATAACCTTATGATCGAGAAACATGCTGGTGTTGATTTGCCCGGAGCCGACCCCGTGGTTTACATTGGCAGTATGCCGACCGGAGAACAGAAAGTTCATGTGATGATTTTCTGCCCGACTGAACGGGCACATGAACTTGAACAGCTGATTCGGGCAGATTTTATGGCGGAGTATGAAAGGCTATTCATCAACCGGCCGAGTGAAAACCAGCAGCCTGAAGGTGCTCTGAATCCTGCATCTTGA